The Meriones unguiculatus strain TT.TT164.6M chromosome 14, Bangor_MerUng_6.1, whole genome shotgun sequence sequence AGCAGACAGCAGGCTGTGCCGCGTGACTAGGTAGCAAGGTCACTCACAAAGCAGAGGTATAAGCACAAAGTTAACACTGAAGATATATATGGGGACAGGACACACCATGCATATATACCTTTTGGATCCATATTTTAACTACAGAAAATGGGACAATATTTCCTGCAGAAGAGAAAATAAGTGCAGCAAAAGTGAAATACAAGGAAAAGCTGGGTCATTTAGTAAGCTTGAAAGTTAAAAATTTTACCAGTAGTTTTTAGTATAGTTTTAGCACTGCACTCAAGGGTACTAATGCTACAGTCTGATGCTTAATCTCTGCCAAGAGGAGCTAATTAGCTGAAATCCATCCGATTGCAGATGCTGGAGTCAGGGGCAGGATTCTCCTGCAGTATGACATGCTTCATGACACCGTCCACTAAAAAAAGTGAAGACAGATAGGCATCAGTAAATTCTTATTTAAACTATATAATGGTATTtctaaggaacaaacaaaaaatgatggGACAAAGGAATGCAAAAATGATTTGCAAAGAGCCACAAGTAATACAATTTTATAttacaaacaaaaatctgaagtAAGACACCACCTTAAAACATACAGGCAAGACAAGCTTGTCGAGTAGGTAAAAGGATTGCCTTTGATGGACACCATTCTCTTGGATGGACACCCCTGTTCTCTCCCTGGAACTCCCTCAAAAGCCAGAGTCTGTAGGGCATGTTAGCATCCTGGAATGGGGCCAAAAGAGCCAGCACCTTGTTACTGGATTTATTTCAGTGCTGGAACTACATGGATCATGTTGTCCCCAGGAAATAGGGCCCAGAGTGAGCTGCTTCCCAGTGGCCCTCCTTTGTAGACCCCAAACAACCTGAAAAGCTGTCCTTGCCCAGAAGACATCCCTAGGTTTCTATTGCCCCACGAAACTTGTCCATGAGTAAACCAATGGCATATACCTGTTCACACATGTGAGAGGCTATTCACCAGACTCAGAACCTGGCAAACACTGAGCTTCCATCATTAGCTACATCCCAAACACTCAACAcagtgaacaaaaaaaaaaacagcatcagtaaagaccaaaaatgaaaacaaaaacaaataagaaattctTTCTTCTTGAGTCAGGTGCAATAAAGAGTACTTATTAAATAATTCGGGTTaagatcttttccttttttttttttttttgttttgctttgtttcttttttattttattttttttattaattaaagtttattcactttgtatcccagctgtagtccctctcccatctcttcccaatctcaccctccctccctcttcttctcctatgcccctcccccagtccaatgataggggaggtccttctccccttccatctgaccctagtctatcagatctcatcaggactggcttctttgtcttcctctgtggactgataaggctgttaccctctcaggtggaggtgatccaagagccagccaccaagttcatgtcagagacagtccctgttcctgttattggggaaccctcttggacacggagctgccatgggctgcttctgtgcaggggttctaagttatctccatgcattgtccttgtttggggtatcagtctcagaaaagacctctgtgcccagattttttggttctgttgctctccttgtggagctcctgtctcctccaggtctttctatctccctcttctttcctaagattccctgcactctgcccaaagtttggctatgagtctcagcatctgctttgataccctgctgggtagagtctgtcagaggccctccgtggtaggctcctatcttgtcccgttttctccctcttctgatgcccatcttgtttgcctttctgaatgaagattgagcatcttacccaggatcctcctccttgattagcttccttacgtgtacagattttaatatgattatcttacattatatgtctaatatccacttacaagtgagtatataccatgtgtatctttctgcttctgggatacctcactcaggatgtaaGATCTTTCCCTTTCTTgagtaagaaaatattttatttgtagttttgttgttgttaagtaaAAGAATATGAAATCTGTGATACTAAATTTTAGAAAATACTCCAAGTAAGGACAATAAATATTCACAGTTGCCTAAGTACTACTTTCAAACTTTATCCAAGAAATATTCAGTGCTAAagtttttaaattactatttCAATACATTTCCAAAATTAAGGGTTGATGGGGTTAATTTGCTATTCTTTATTACAGGACTTATTTGAGGCCTATATATCTTGGGTCTATAAAAGAGATGTGCAGGGATGGCGAGAGAGTGCTGTGTTACAGAACATGcactgttctcccagaggacctgagttcaatccccagcacccacattgggtggttcacaaccacctgtaactccagctccagagtatccaatgcctctggcctctgagggctgCTGCACTCATCTGTACATacccatatgcacatatataattgaagataacaaaaataaacctttaaaaatgagGTGGTATAGTCTATAACACATTTGGGATATATGCTGTATTATTTAGAACTTTTAAACATAGGTCTCTATTTGGAAGTTTCTTTTAAGACTTGTTAATTCAACATTGGAAAGTCTCAGTCTGGCTTCACATGGAAGCTCCACAGGGACGATAAACGTCTCTGCGCACTACTCCACTCTTGGGCACACTGCACATTAGCAGGCACAACCCTGGCTTAGACCTCAGCATGTTGGCCACTGCTCCTGCATTACCATGTCCTCTGTGGAGGTTGTGAACTCTGGTGTGGATGTAGATCCCAGTGTGGGCAACACAGGGCTTCTTCAGGACTCTGAATACCATCTATGCCACCTCTGGGGACAGGCAGATGGTGGATATATTGACAGTGGGGAGGAAACACTTTTCTTCCTGGTCTATAGGGTCTTCCAGGCAATACACAAGACAAGGCGACACTGGCGGACCCAGGCTGGAGAACTGAGCCACTGTCTGCATTGTTTGGGCTCCTGTTACTCCTGAGGCCTCAAAACCTTCTTTTTGAACTCCCTGCTTTAAGGGCTGGTCAGGAGCCTCCCGGGAACAGGAACACACTCCCTGAAGTCAACCATAGCCAGGACTAGCACACAGTGGGGGATGGcttgtttcttttgagaaaacCCTGCAGCTCCTTTGCAGCTTGATGCTTAGGACACTTTACTGGGGAAATCagattttgtaaaagaaacagcatgaaaagagaaaggattgCCCTTTCTCTGGGTTTTTGGTTGTGAGCTCTTTTGAGAAGCCTGAAGTAACATGAGTCCTAGAAGTAACACTAGGCCTGAAGTAACACTAGGCCTGAAGTAACAGGAGGCCTAGTATCTTTCCAATCTACAAGCTTCAGATGAGGAAGCTTCAGATTTAAAGAAGAAAGTTGGATTCTCAGCCTTGAAGAGCAAACGGTAGGCTTGCTGGGCTATCACATGAAATAAGTGTTTTTCTTAGTTCTGACTACATATATGATGGCTAAGGCAACTAAACTGAGCACCTAGCCCTCTCTGTGAACTTAATTCAGCACCTCTACTCCCAACAGGAAACAGTGGATCTCAAATTACTTCTCATGCTACGATTTACTTTTTCTCCTCCTTGTTTTTGAGTATACAATTTGAATTTAACCTAGTGGCAGCTTTTTATCTtagcaggaaaaagaaagaacaaactccTGACAACAACTGATCTTGTTATCTATTAAAATTACAGTAGTTTTACTACTGTCCTCTTTTCAAGTCTAGGAAATACTATCGATAAAAATGGCCGTGTGACATAGCTGAATACTGAACCTAATTGTTTTATGAGTTATTAAAAGTCCAACTTAAAcaaaggcagttttcatttattcattagttGAAACTGGATGAAATAACTTACAGTGGTAGAAGCACGGGTAACTGCCATTGCCAGGAGGCATTCATGGGCCTGGACCAACTCTGCTCAGGGTGGTTCTAAGCTTTGCCCCACAATTCTAGCCCACATGTATGTCCCGTGGTGTAGACATAGATGCCTGATAGTATTGTGTGGGGTTCTGTGACAAAACCAAATGAAATTTCAGAGGAATTAACTGAAAAGCTGAGAGCAATTAAGGGCACTATGCTTCTCACAGTTATTTTGATGCTAAAAGTAAATGTGCCTGTGAAATGCGTTTGTAAAATCACAACACCTGAACTGTTATTTTCCTGAGCAGCATCATGTACAGTAAAACCTGTACATTCCTGCCAGACTATGGCCTCCAGTTGAAGGACCTCCCTATTTTAGCTTGTTCATCAAGGGCACATTCAGAGACACAGGTCTATTCAGAGACACAGACATTGGGAGGAGTATATACCACTCACTTGCACAAACTATCCTCTAAATTCACATTTGACAACAGAAGGATCAAAAGTCTCTAAAGCCTGGATGGACTACATGGAAGGTAtaggaaggtcaggagttcaaggccatcctgggctacatagtttgtttgaagccagcatgggctacTGGAGACTATGTCTTGAAAAGGTCGCAAACTGTGGAATGAGAACATTAAAGCTACAAATGAGAAGTTCCAGAAAAATCCAACTTCTTGACTTATATACAAGCAGAAGTTTGACACATCTGTCAAGATCACAATTGGGTACAATTTTACAGTTTCAACACTGTCTTacattgcttgattttttttttatatattgatgATTAACATTATATATAAAACTATTATGATACTGTGCTTAGAAGgaaaatatatgattttttttaaaagaaagcaaatcTATTCCAATAAGGTTAAAATAAAGACACTGCCTCTAATCTCTGCTCTGTGTTTTCAGCTTACTTGGAGTCATTCTCAGGTCTGTCCAGTTACTGAATGGACTGCCTAAATACTCACTCTCAGTCCACCTGCTGGTGGCCCCGACGCTTCCATCTGCTTTTCCAactgttctttcttcttcctctttgcctctACCGACTGAATATCCAAAATCCCCCGAGATGCGGcctttgagaaattcaacaaggGGTGATTGcaggaacacaaaacaaaacaaacacaaaaacaaagtatCTGTTGTCCAAAGCTGTGTGTTCTGCTTTTTGGCTTTTCCTTTAGGGGTGGGGAGTGGTTTTGTTCAGGTAGCAGGGCAGTTTGCCACAACAACCTTGGATGAAACACAGCTATTTCTTTAGAGAACATTTTTCAACCACAGAGACTTTTTCCTTAAATCTAGTTCACACCCACTCAGCAGCACGGCATGTTTATCCTGAGGAAGAATTCTATTGCAGGACAGACTCAAGTGGGAAGTCGTCTGGGGCTGTTGTCACAGTAAATGATGTAAATGCATGCCTTCCATGGATACTTGGACATCGTTTCAAGAATGGTTGTCTCTGAGTATAAAACTGTGTGTGTCAGCAGGCACTTTGCAATTACGGAGTAGGGCAGGGCAAACATCTGAGAAAGTGCAATAAACCTTATTGAGCAGGCAAGCAAGTGTATTCTCACCTCCTTCTGCCTTCTTTCCGCCGCCTCTGCCAGCtttgctcttttctcttcctAAGAAAATGCATAACACATGTTTCAAGAAAAAAGTCACGTTGTATGAGCCCCTTACACATGTTTACTTTAGaggcaaaagaataaataataacttACAAATAGAAACAGTTTGTACATATGGGTGCAAAAAGCCTTGCGAAGGAAGAAAGGCCCTGCAAGGTTCCAGCAAGGTGTGCTGGAACTACAGTCCTAGATGCTAGTTTTGTGAGCAACTGTACATAGGattgctggagcccagttcagagCTAGTCTGAGCAATGTGGCAAGAGTATACCttcacccaaacaaaaataaagcaaaataaccccaagtcttttaaatatttactttccgAATTTCATTCTCTAGATGAATATACCAAATTAGCATATGTCAAAAATATAAGCTGGCCTACAGAATACATACTTCCTATAAAAATGGAGTTACAGCggtaacacatttttttaatgatgtCTAAGCCATAAGGATGGAAACATAACTTGAAAGTTAGTCTGGAAGGAAAATGAAGCCGCTGGAGTCCTCGGCACTAAGAACTCAGCAGTGAAATACAGACACCGTGCATACAAAGCTCTGACCAGAGAATGGACACAAATGTAAGCAAATACAAAAACGTgtttctgaaggaagtaattACCAAGGAAGAGATATAATGACCGTGGTGGGAAAGGAACAGGAGGGAAGCAGCTGAACGTAGAGCATGTTTATTTAGGTGGCCAGGGAAATCTTAGCTACTAAGTGAAATACACCAGTTGGCCCTGTGGTtaagggaagaggatgggaggacAGATGGCAGAATGATATTTTTCTCAGGAGCTACACAAAATTAAACAGCATTTTAAAACAGCAGCCAAAGGCAAGTTGAACTTTCCTGCGTCGACTAAACACTTTAGTATCTATCACCTAGTGGCTAGGGGATTAATATACTTGCCTAAATTCCTCAATTTTTCAACTAATTTTTTGCTGCTATCCCAAGAACCAAAGAACCGAGAACAAAATTAGATCTTTATATTATCAAATACGGGGAAAAGTATTAACATAAACATACTTTTATAGCATAGGGTCTGTTTAGATTCGAATATCAAAAAGAAAATTGACTGCTTTCACATAAATATATCTCAAATACAGCACTACTCTACACCTAAACGTATTGCTCGTGTATATGAGGTTCAAACCTAGGCAGGACCCCAGCTGTTACAAACTGAGTAAAAGGAGGGCCCGTGTTAATAAAATATCGGCTGGATGGCAGGGAGAGCAGCGCGTCCAGGACCTTCTAAGTACAGCTGGTATAGACAGGAGAAGAGGCACATGTCGGCAGCGGCCCCAGGGGACAGGCCATTCCCCAACCGTCCAATCCAAAGAGGGTCCAGCGGCCTGGCCGGTGCACCGAGTGCCCGGCTTCACCGCAACGGCCGTCGCGAGCAGGGCAGGGCGAGGCCCGCTACTCACCGGGCTCGGGGACGGCGGTGCGGACTCCGCGGGACACGGGAGGCACAGCCCCATGGAGACTCGGGCACCGGCGCGAGGACCGCCGATCTTCGCGGGGGGCGGCAGAGGCCCCGCCCGGCAGAGGCCCCGCCCGGCAGCAGGCCCCGCCCCCACCTGGCTGGCGGCAAAGCCCCGCCCCGCAGCCGGCCCCGCCCCGCAGCCAGGCCCCGCCCCGCAGCAGGCCCGGCCCCCACCTGGCTGGCGGCAAAGCCCCGCCCCGCAGCAAGCCCCGCCCCACAGCAGGCCCCGCCCCGCAGCCAGGCCCGGCCCTACCTGAGACGCCAGACCCTCCCCGCCACCGGCACCATCACAGGCTCCACCCAACTTCAGGCTCCACCCCTCTCCAGGCCTCGGCCAGCCCCGGCGCCAACCGGCCACACCTGACCCGGCGGCAATCTTCTTTCATCCGGTCCAGCATCAAGTCCCGCCTCTGCCAAGGATCTCACCCAATAAGGACTAAAAGGGACCCAACCCAGGGGCGTCCCTTATGAACCCCAAGCCTCCTATGGCAACGCTCCACCCATCTGCGGGAAGCCCCGCCCCACCCCTTTTCGGCCACACCCCTTCCCTAGTGATGCACCTGACCCACGGCTCCGGCCCAAACCTCTACCTGTCAGCCAGCAGCACTCCCACGCCCTATGCACAAACCAGCCTTCCCTTCCCAGACGCGAGGCTCCAACCTTCGGAGGCGGGGTTGGTTTAACGTCCTCTGGAGCGGTGAGGAGCCCCGCCGCCCCTGGAGCTCTGCGCATGCGTACGTTCGCATGGCTAGGCACCTGCTGAGTTcgcaggagggaaagaaggagttcTGGCCTTTTGAGGCCCTGAAACCCGCATTTCGGGGTGCTGACAGCTACCTTTTCGGCTTCCACACAGTGCTTCCACACAGTGGGAGCAGCACTGTGTCGCTGAGCTGGTGGGACGAGGAAATCGCTGCTAATCCTGgctcagagacagtctctggcgACTCACTTTACCTCCAGGGACCACCCAAAAACACTTCAGTGAAGTGCGACTCATTTTGATAACCATAAGACTCCCCTGGCATCTGGTTAAAGTTAGATTGACAAACGCTAGGGCCAGGCCCTAGCATGCCCAACGCATGTCTCCCCACACCAAGGCTGTTATTCTGACAGCCTGTATTTCCAAAACGCAGCTGTTTGCCCTCAAAAACAGCACGTTTATTCTTTTAGATAGGACAGTTGCCAggtatgtaacagtgtttctgtctGCCAGGCTGTATACAGTGGTGTCGTTTCCTTTtctagttttcattttttctttctctttttccctcccttctctttctatccttttttatttctctcgTCTCTCCAAGGATTACCACTCACACATATTACACTGAAGTGGACAAACGCTTTTATGTCCTTTGGTGAACACCCAGAAACTGTTATTTGAAGTTGTTGTGCCTCAAAATAGTACAAATGTATTTCATACTTCTTATAGACATGTATGAAAATTTACCAAACTTCGATGTCCTTCTAATTATTCATCTCTGACCTTCCTATTTAGAGAATTTACATTAAAAATCTTTcaattttaaattattcctctGCCTTAGGATGCTCTTCTCTTAGCGTCTTAGCACTTCTATAACCCAGAACTTTATCGAGGATCATTGTGTCATGACTTTTGAAATATAACACGCAGAAATAATGCTTCTAGTTCCCCAACTCTGTACAACCCTGGGTGTTTGAATCTTGGTTGCCAACTTCACACCCAGTTAAGGAATTTCatgttggcctgtgggcatgtcggtgggacattttcttgattgacaaTTACTACAGGAGAGCCAAGCCCACCGGGTGGTAGTATCATCCCTGGACAGGAGGGTCCTGGGTTGTGGAAGAAAGATAGCTGGACTTGAGCCAGGAAGCAGTGCTCCTTCCTGGTTTCTGTCTCAAGGCGTGGCTTCCCTGGGTGCTGAATGGGAAGCTGTAACAACAggcaaaccctttctttcccgTGTTGTTTTAGTGTTCTGTCACAGCGGTAGAAAACTAACAAGGTGTGTAATCACTCCTGCCTTTTACTGCGGTGCACCCGTGCTGTCTCCTTCTTAATATAAACACTTCTCTATTTGTTTAATTctatttcagttttcctctcatatcaatttttcatttgatttattttaattaaaaactgtaCTACATAGATGGAGGAAAACAATTTGCAATGCAAAAtgtttcaaattatttttcttgagtCAAGGGCTATCCACAGAGGTATCCCATGATAGTTTTGTGGTGGAAAACTTGGAGAAGCTTTCTGTGAATAGGAAATACTTACTTTCTAAGAAAATAATGTTATACCAGAATAGAAGCTGTGTAGGCTGGGTAGCAGCCTGTTGGGTAATATAGGCTTTTCCCAGCTGTGACACAAGCCGTTGTGTGCTCAGGTGTCCTGTTTGACACAACTGGTTCATTCTCTCCGTTGGTTAGAGTTTTGTCACACTTGACAAAAGCTGGAGGGATCTGGGAAGAAAGTAATGCAACTGAGAAAATACATCAGATTGCCCTTAGGCAAGTCTACAGggtattttcttgactgatgattggtGTGAGAGGGTCTAGCCCACTATAGGTGGTCCTGGGGCATTtacaaaagcaggctgagcaagccaagaggagcaagtcagtaagcagcattcctccatggctctgtttcagttcctgcctccaggttcctgccaggtgtccctgctctgacttcctcagTCACCTGTGTAACCTGAAGGTTGCAAACTGAAGttaacccttccctccccaagttgttttgggTCATGTGtttatcacagcgacagaaaGCAGACTAAGACATCTCCCAACTTTGAAATTAGATAAATGTTGTAAACTTGCATTTGATGCTGCCTGCTGTTCTAGGCTTAAAGTCCACTTTAGCAAtgtgttttattaatattttccacAGGAGAAAATGCAGACATGACCTGGAGGCCAGCCTACCCTACACATGAGCCTCTAAATAAGAATGTACCACACTCCTGAATATAACCCAAAGTCAGAACACTGAATTCTGAAGTAGCATCAGTAGTAGTAGTTAGCTGGCCTGCTGACAAGTCTgtactctttctgtttccttttagaTGCTTTCCCCCAGTGGCTTGGTTTTAGAGAGCTGCTTACTTGGAAGTAATCTACTGTTATCATTTAATTCCTCTATTGTTAGCTAAATGCTAACTTTTTGTCCTATCTTTTGGCTGTTTATTTGAGGTCCTATTTATCATAGTTCCTCATACTTCTGTATAATTTTTAAAGCGGAATTCCTTATATCTCACTTTACATATCAGTTTTGAAACTGCAAATAACTGCCCAGTTCCATTGTTCACATTTATTAAACAGTAGCCAACTATTTTAGAATACaatcattatttcattttcaggTTAAAACTTTCTCATGTAACAAAGTGTCATTTTTACTGCACCAGATACACTTACTATATATTTTCTACTTATACATAGAACTGCACTTCAGCATTGGACTTTGAATTTAAGTGTGAATTTTGCTTATGTTACACTTTATTTACAGTATCAATCTAAATCTTTGTAAATCTAGAGAGAATGTTTCCCATTATTCTCCTACGAACAAAGCACAGCTCTCAAAGATAAGCCATACATTTAATTGCAAAAATGTCAACACAAATACATTTTCAGAATCTTTACATATTACTTAAGACACCAGTTTAACCTCGAAAGAATGCACTGATGAGCCGTGATACTCAATAAAACTCATTAGCCTACAGCCTGGATGTTGAGTGCAAGCTTAATGTTTATTTTGCAGAATGGCCGAACATTTCTTCAGGCTTCAGATGAAGTCAAGCCATGACCTGTTGGTCAGTGTCAGAGGTCCACACATTTTGGTCTGGAGCTTGATTTCTTGTAGAAGTCTCCAGACTCATGTTGATGTCCACTAGGGAAACATAAAACGcacaattaaaaaggaaatacaaTTGAAATTTTTGTAACAAAAATGTTTATGAACTATCAATTCTCTCACTCTCAGTAGCAAGACCTTTGTACGCAAACAGTATTGCATACAGCAGTTCTTCACAGCAGCAAAGCTGTTCTTCAACACTTGAATCAGTTttcactgatttaaaaaaaaaaggaaggggttGGACCAGTGATATGGTTCAGCAGATAAgggcacttgttgccaagcctgacatCTTGAGTCTGATCCTGTAACACACGTGATGGAAGGAGACAATCAACTTCTGCAAGGGCATATCTTCTGCCTTCCGCCTGTGTATTTTGGTGCATAAGTGCTTATCCAATCACATAATCTCCACAGTAAACAAATCGATGTAAGTTTCAAGCATAAAACTGGATTATCAAGAAATAAACGTGTTGTGGTGGGACCTTGAATGCACAACACAAGTGAAAGGAACCACCTCTAAAAGGCATGTGCTGGCTGAGCTCTGCTAGGCGGCGCTATGCTGTGGGCTAAGGATAGAATGGTGAAAGATCAGGGTTTTGAGGGAAGAATGAATCAGTTAGATGGAATGCAGAGACTATTGCATTGTATGTAAAGTTCGTGAAACTGACATTATCTATGAAACACAATCATTGTTTGAAGACATTCAGGGCTCACCAGTTAGCATAAATCAAAATAGATGAAAAAAACCCTGAATTTTCAACCTGAAGAACAGCAAGTCTGACAGCGGAAGAGAGTGACAGCTGTTCTCAGATAAAGGACTGTCAGGTGGGAAAGCCATCAGACCTCTGCAGTTTAATGCTGCtgtactcagctgttaaaaacaaggaaatttgcagataaatgggtggaactagaaaacatcctcctgagtgaggtagcccagacccagGAAGAAACCCTTGGAAGGTACTCACTTACAaatggttattagccatatagtacagaataaTCATGCCGGAAGGAAGCCACAGACCCCAAGAAAAACAGGGCAGGCCCAAGGGAGGTTGcttgaatcccactcagaaggggaaatggaatagaCTTCAGAAGTAATGAAGTGTAGGAACTTGGTGGGTGACGGCGTGGGtaggggatcagatgtgggaagagtggaggtgagaggtgagagggctgggagacaAGGAAAACGGGGCATCACTGAGAAAAGACAGGATAGGCCACCTGGGAGGATATgcgggtgactctagctgagactcctagtattgggggacatggagactgaagtggccacctcaaAGCTAGTCAGGATttccagtggagagagggggacattaaaccacccacaaaaccttcaaccccaaatttaccctaccaacaagaaatgcagaaataaagatggaacagagattgagggaatgcccaaccactGACTGCCCCAATCTGAGAACCACCAAATAGGAGAgtcaatccctgacactattaatgacactctgctatgcttgcagataggaccctaacaaagctgtcctctgagaggctccacccagcactggatcgaaacagatgctcaGACCCTTAGGCAGAGCTCAG is a genomic window containing:
- the Svip gene encoding small VCP/p97-interacting protein — its product is MGLCLPCPAESAPPSPSPEEKRAKLAEAAERRQKEAASRGILDIQSVEAKRKKKEQLEKQMEASGPPAGGLRWTVS